GTTTTGTTCTGCACTCACCTGACTTTTGTAGGACTCATTTTGATCTGCTGATTTCTCCAACATGTCCCTGAGACGAGATATTTCTCCAACTAGATCCAACACCATTACTTCAGTATCTTGTAACTGATTTCTTGAGAACTCAAATGCTCTTTCAGCGTTTAGACGGAAAGAGGAGCAGTTCAAACAAGAGCATGAACCTCTACATCCTCTCATACTTCTTCTCAGAATCCCTTTTGAAGGAGAAATGGAGGGAGGAGTTGCCAATACAGCAGAAGAGTCAAGCAGCTCAGCTGTTAGTTGCTCTGCACTGATTTTTGCTTCTGTTTCCCCTGCACCATTCATATTTTCTCCGCCCACCAAATTGTTGACGGATGTTTTGGGCATTGCAGATGAAGCAACCTCACTTGAACTTCTTAAGCCAACAAGAGGAGATGATACTGGTATCTCAGGGCCTAAAGGAGTTTCTGAGTTCTTTTCAGTATCTGGGATGACATGCTTAACTTGGGTTTCTTGTTCCTTGTCAGTATCAGACTGTTCTGGAGATACAGATAAATGTTCACAAGGAATTGACTCTTCGTTTTCGTTAGAGCTTGTATCTGATTCTCCAGCAGCATTAGATGTCACCATTTCCTGTACCCCTTCATTCTCAGAGACTAATGTCGATGATGGAGTATTCTCCTCTGTGTTCTTTTGCTGATCTGGATGATCAACTGTTTCAGGCACACCTAGATAAGTCaacaaagacaaagaaacatCAGTATCTCAATCTGTCAAGTTTCTTTTCCTTCCAACACAAAATAATCAGGCAGATACTAGCCACCAATATACATTAAGCAACTAACTGTACCAATGCATTGTTACTACTAACCCTAGATATAAATTACTAAGAGTTGTATTGGATTAGGAATAGGCTTACAAGGATTATTTTCTTGAACATCTCTGAGATATGGAAGCATTCTTCTGTAATTAACGGAACCTGGTGTTTTGAATAACTTGCGCCTAGAGCATGCCTGTTTCATGTCAAAAAGAATCTCATGTTGGACAGatacctggaaaaaaaaaacgtaaacaGAAGCTGAAATTCTCCATGGCCAACATGGAAGTGACCATAAACTAAAGCTTACAGCTTTCTTGTTGGGGCTGGATGCAATAACCCTCTTCAAAGGACTAGTGTTTCTAGTTAAGCTTCCAGCTGAATCTTTATCAAAGACCGTGTCAACAGACTGCGAAACAGGTTTGGCGGTTTCAGGAAGTTGACAGTTGGGTGTCATCAATTCACTAACTTGCTCCTCTACATCTTCACCAGTTTCTCCAGCTTCTCTGTTACAGGACAAACTAATATCTGGAGGATTCTGGCTTAAAGGTTTTGAGCACCGGCTTGATGATGTTCCATCTGTAGAGACAATCACCAAATTAGCATATcaattttaatatcaatttcAATT
The Camelina sativa cultivar DH55 chromosome 15, Cs, whole genome shotgun sequence DNA segment above includes these coding regions:
- the LOC104746887 gene encoding uncharacterized protein LOC104746887, giving the protein MAEPNQIPRKRMRFSSPSATEILATKKLLNHQRLASLTVNRSRVHHPSPSLTGKIDRTYPRVTIKDLRLRRVYSPSLISTDDCELNGKGLNRNKEEQYHICRCNCPDSNNGIKAHACGLGNVEAEELIQTTSAGSELVNEEINVAASVKRSVTTNLGSNISVLHPCSIAKIFKNPNSLSYKRLLPYLMQAVDDGTSSSRCSKPLSQNPPDISLSCNREAGETGEDVEEQVSELMTPNCQLPETAKPVSQSVDTVFDKDSAGSLTRNTSPLKRVIASSPNKKAACSRRKLFKTPGSVNYRRMLPYLRDVQENNPCVPETVDHPDQQKNTEENTPSSTLVSENEGVQEMVTSNAAGESDTSSNENEESIPCEHLSVSPEQSDTDKEQETQVKHVIPDTEKNSETPLGPEIPVSSPLVGLRSSSEVASSAMPKTSVNNLVGGENMNGAGETEAKISAEQLTAELLDSSAVLATPPSISPSKGILRRSMRGCRGSCSCLNCSSFRLNAERAFEFSRNQLQDTEVMVLDLVGEISRLRDMLEKSADQNESYKSQAGEASKRAGEAAELAKSRLHQMNDDLQVHCRIPNEQRARVNFAHYIHEKTIVKASEPNNLITRSP